The following proteins are co-located in the Paracoccaceae bacterium Fryx2 genome:
- the rplD gene encoding 50S ribosomal protein L4 produces the protein MKADVIKLDASTAGSIDLDDAIFGLEPRADILHRVVRWQRAKAQAGTHSTLTRAEVSYSTKKIYRQKGTGGARHGSKKAPIFRHGGVVKGPTPRSHAHDLTKKFRALGLRHALSAKAAAGELIIIDSVNMAEAKASILAKAVKELGWKRVLIIDGAEVDANFALAARNIEGIDVLPSMGANVYDILKRDQLVITKAGVEALEARLK, from the coding sequence ATGAAGGCTGACGTGATCAAGCTGGACGCCAGCACTGCGGGCTCCATCGACCTCGACGACGCGATTTTCGGCCTGGAGCCGCGCGCCGACATCCTGCACCGGGTGGTGCGCTGGCAGCGGGCGAAAGCCCAGGCCGGCACCCACTCGACGCTGACCCGCGCCGAAGTGTCTTACTCGACCAAGAAGATCTATCGCCAGAAGGGCACCGGCGGCGCGCGCCACGGTTCCAAGAAGGCGCCGATCTTCCGGCACGGCGGCGTGGTCAAGGGTCCGACCCCGCGCAGCCACGCGCATGATCTGACCAAGAAGTTCCGGGCGCTGGGTCTGCGTCACGCGCTGTCGGCCAAGGCCGCGGCGGGTGAACTGATCATCATCGACTCGGTCAACATGGCGGAAGCCAAGGCCTCGATCCTGGCGAAAGCCGTCAAGGAACTGGGCTGGAAGCGCGTCCTGATCATCGACGGTGCGGAGGTTGACGCGAACTTCGCGCTGGCCGCCCGCAACATCGAAGGGATCGACGTGCTGCCGTCGATGGGGGCCAACGTGTATGACATTCTCAAGCGTGATCAGCTCGTGATCACCAAGGCGGGTGTCGAAGCTCTGGAGGCGCGTCTGAAATGA
- the rpsL gene encoding 30S ribosomal protein S12, producing the protein MPTIQQLIRKPREPRVKRSKSQHLESCPQKRGVCTRVYTTTPKKPNSAMRKVAKVRLTNSFEVICYIPGEKHNLQEHSVVLIRGGRIKDLPGVRYHILRGVLDTQGVKDRRQRRSKYGAKRPK; encoded by the coding sequence ATGCCGACGATTCAACAGCTCATCCGCAAGCCGCGGGAGCCGCGCGTGAAAAGGTCCAAGTCGCAGCACTTGGAATCCTGCCCGCAAAAACGTGGCGTTTGCACGCGCGTCTATACCACCACGCCGAAGAAACCGAACTCGGCCATGCGGAAAGTCGCGAAGGTGCGTCTGACCAACAGCTTCGAGGTCATCTGCTACATTCCCGGCGAAAAGCACAACCTTCAGGAACACTCTGTTGTCCTGATCCGTGGCGGCCGTATCAAAGACCTTCCGGGTGTCCGTTACCACATCCTGCGCGGTGTGCTGGATACCCAGGGCGTGAAAGACCGTCGTCAACGCCGTTCGAAATACGGCGCGAAGCGTCCGAAATAA
- the rpsJ gene encoding 30S ribosomal protein S10, which yields MTQTIRIRLKAFDYRVLDASTLEIVNTAKRTGAQVRGTIPLPNKIEKFTVLRGPHIDKKSRDQWEIRTHKRLLDIIDPTPQTVDALMKLDLAAGVDVEIKV from the coding sequence ATGACACAGACCATCCGTATCAGGCTGAAAGCCTTCGATTACCGCGTGCTGGATGCCAGCACGCTGGAAATCGTGAACACGGCCAAGCGGACCGGCGCGCAAGTGCGCGGCACGATTCCGCTGCCGAACAAGATCGAGAAGTTCACGGTTCTGCGCGGTCCGCACATCGACAAGAAGTCGCGCGACCAGTGGGAAATCCGGACGCACAAGCGTCTTCTCGACATCATTGATCCGACCCCGCAGACCGTGGACGCGCTTATGAAGCTCGACCTCGCGGCCGGCGTGGATGTCGAGATCAAAGTTTAA
- the rpsG gene encoding 30S ribosomal protein S7, with product MSRRHAAEKREVLPDAKYGDRVLTKFMNNLMIDGKKSVAESIVYNALDRVQTRLKRAPIEAFHEALDNVKPSVEVRSRRVGGATYQVPVEVRIERREALAIRWLIIAARKRNENTMEERLAAELSDACNNRGTAVKKREDTHKMADANKAFSHYRW from the coding sequence ATGTCCCGTCGTCACGCCGCCGAGAAGCGCGAAGTACTGCCCGATGCCAAGTATGGTGATCGGGTTCTGACCAAGTTCATGAACAACCTGATGATCGACGGCAAGAAATCCGTCGCCGAGAGCATTGTGTACAATGCGCTCGACCGGGTTCAGACGCGCCTGAAGCGCGCCCCGATCGAGGCGTTCCACGAGGCGCTCGACAACGTGAAGCCTTCGGTGGAAGTGCGCTCGCGTCGTGTCGGCGGTGCGACCTACCAGGTTCCCGTCGAAGTGCGCATCGAGCGCCGCGAGGCGCTGGCGATCCGCTGGCTGATCATCGCCGCCCGCAAGCGCAACGAGAACACCATGGAAGAACGCCTGGCCGCCGAACTGTCGGATGCCTGCAACAACCGTGGAACCGCCGTGAAAAAGCGCGAAGACACCCACAAGATGGCCGACGCGAACAAAGCGTTCAGCCATTACCGCTGGTAA
- a CDS encoding phosphatase PAP2 family protein: MPAPDLRRWSLWLLAVAFGCLVLFGTWPGIDLWVSGLFHDPEAGFWLTHSRPLSRLRHLIWDASLLTVALSALAFGLCLWRGRMVFGLPARIWGFVAALYILGPGVLVNLVLKAHWGRVRPADVTEFGGALPFTAVQQWTGQCVRNCSFVSGEGSAVVALAISALVVLAYRSGRLWPGRKVAAGLAALVVIGAGMRVATGRHFLSDTAFAAIFVSAVALGLYALLLHPERLHHRAVLTGRKPQQGRSR; the protein is encoded by the coding sequence ATGCCCGCCCCTGACCTGCGGCGCTGGTCGCTCTGGCTGCTTGCCGTGGCCTTTGGCTGCCTTGTGCTGTTCGGAACCTGGCCGGGGATTGACCTTTGGGTGTCGGGCCTGTTCCACGACCCCGAGGCCGGGTTCTGGCTGACACATAGTCGGCCGCTGTCCCGACTGCGGCATCTGATATGGGATGCCAGCCTGCTGACGGTGGCGCTTTCGGCGCTGGCCTTCGGGCTGTGCCTGTGGCGGGGGCGGATGGTGTTCGGCCTGCCCGCGCGGATCTGGGGCTTTGTCGCGGCGCTATACATTCTGGGGCCGGGGGTTCTGGTGAACCTGGTGTTGAAGGCGCATTGGGGCCGGGTGCGCCCCGCCGATGTTACCGAGTTCGGCGGCGCGCTGCCCTTCACGGCGGTGCAGCAGTGGACCGGGCAATGCGTGCGCAACTGTTCCTTCGTGTCGGGCGAAGGGTCGGCGGTGGTGGCGTTGGCGATCTCGGCGCTGGTGGTGCTGGCCTACCGGAGCGGTCGGCTTTGGCCCGGCCGCAAGGTGGCGGCGGGGCTGGCCGCGCTGGTGGTGATCGGCGCGGGGATGCGGGTCGCCACGGGGCGGCATTTCCTGTCGGACACGGCCTTTGCCGCGATCTTTGTCAGCGCGGTGGCGCTGGGGCTTTACGCGCTGCTGCTGCACCCGGAGCGATTGCACCACAGAGCGGTGCTGACCGGGCGCAAGCCGCAGCAAGGCCGTTCCCGATAA
- the rplC gene encoding 50S ribosomal protein L3 — MRSGVIAKKLGMTRLFLEDGKQVPVTVLQLDALQVVAQRTADKDGYTAVQLGAGLAKAKRTTAGMRGHFAKANVAPKRKIAEFRVTPDCMIGVGEEITADHYFAGQFVDVAGTSIGKGFQGAMKRHNFGGLRASHGVSVSHRSHGSTGQCQDPGKVFKGKKMAGHMGAVRSTTQNLQVVRTDSDRGLIMIKGAVPGSKGGWVTIKDAVKKPVPDNVIMPAALRSAAAAAHAAAEAAAAAAAAAEAEHAAALAAEQAAVEEAGLVAAAQPSTGGENNEG; from the coding sequence ATGCGCTCTGGCGTAATCGCAAAGAAGCTGGGCATGACCCGGCTGTTCCTGGAAGACGGCAAGCAGGTTCCTGTCACCGTTCTTCAACTCGATGCCCTGCAGGTCGTGGCGCAGCGGACGGCCGACAAGGATGGCTACACCGCCGTCCAGCTCGGCGCCGGTCTGGCCAAGGCCAAGCGGACGACCGCAGGTATGCGCGGCCATTTCGCCAAGGCGAATGTCGCGCCGAAGCGCAAGATCGCGGAATTCCGGGTCACCCCGGATTGCATGATCGGCGTGGGCGAAGAGATCACGGCTGACCACTACTTCGCGGGTCAGTTCGTCGACGTGGCCGGCACCTCGATCGGCAAGGGCTTCCAAGGGGCCATGAAGCGGCACAACTTCGGCGGCCTCCGGGCGTCGCATGGTGTGTCGGTTTCGCACCGTTCGCACGGGTCCACCGGCCAGTGCCAGGACCCCGGCAAGGTGTTCAAGGGCAAGAAGATGGCGGGCCACATGGGTGCCGTCCGGTCGACCACGCAGAACCTGCAGGTCGTGCGGACCGACAGCGACCGCGGCCTGATCATGATCAAGGGCGCGGTTCCCGGTTCCAAGGGCGGCTGGGTCACGATCAAGGATGCGGTGAAGAAGCCGGTTCCTGACAACGTGATCATGCCTGCGGCCCTGCGCTCGGCTGCTGCCGCGGCACATGCCGCTGCCGAAGCCGCTGCTGCCGCTGCTGCCGCCGCGGAAGCCGAACACGCCGCTGCGCTGGCCGCCGAACAGGCTGCTGTCGAAGAAGCGGGTCTGGTTGCTGCCGCACAACCCTCCACCGGAGGCGAAAACAATGAAGGCTGA
- the tuf gene encoding elongation factor Tu: MAKAKFERNKPHVNIGTIGHVDHGKTTLTAAITKYFGEFKAYDQIDGAPEERARGITISTAHVEYETENRHYAHVDCPGHADYVKNMITGAAQMDGAILVVAASDGPMPQTREHILLGRQVGIPYMVVYMNKIDLVDDEELIELVEMEIRELLSSYEYPGDDIPIIKGSAHQAMIGMRKDIGEDSVRALMKAVDEYIPTPARAVDQPFLMPVEDVFSISGRGTVATGRIERGIVKVGEEVEIVGIRPNKKTVCTGVEMFRKLLDQGQAGDNVGLLLRGVDREGIERGQVLCKPGSVKPHTKFEAEAYILTKEEGGRHTPFFANYRPQFYFRTTDVTGTVQLPEGTEMVMPGDNLKFNVELIQPIAMEEKLRFAIREGGRTVGAGVVSKIIA, encoded by the coding sequence ATGGCAAAGGCAAAGTTTGAACGCAACAAACCGCACGTCAACATCGGCACGATCGGCCACGTTGACCACGGCAAGACGACGCTGACGGCGGCGATCACCAAGTATTTCGGCGAGTTCAAGGCCTACGACCAGATCGACGGCGCGCCGGAAGAGCGGGCGCGCGGGATCACGATCTCGACCGCGCATGTGGAATACGAGACCGAGAACCGCCACTACGCCCACGTCGACTGCCCCGGCCACGCCGACTATGTGAAGAACATGATCACCGGCGCGGCGCAGATGGACGGCGCGATCCTGGTGGTTGCGGCCTCGGACGGCCCGATGCCGCAGACGCGCGAGCACATCCTGCTCGGCCGTCAGGTCGGCATTCCCTACATGGTCGTCTACATGAACAAGATCGACCTCGTCGATGACGAGGAACTGATCGAACTGGTCGAGATGGAAATCCGCGAACTGCTGTCGTCCTACGAATACCCGGGCGACGACATTCCGATCATCAAGGGCTCGGCCCACCAGGCGATGATCGGCATGCGCAAGGACATCGGCGAGGACTCGGTCCGCGCGCTGATGAAGGCGGTCGACGAGTATATCCCGACCCCGGCGCGTGCGGTTGACCAGCCGTTCCTGATGCCGGTCGAGGACGTGTTCTCGATCTCGGGCCGCGGCACGGTTGCCACCGGCCGGATCGAGCGCGGCATCGTCAAGGTTGGCGAGGAAGTCGAGATCGTCGGCATTCGCCCGAACAAGAAGACGGTCTGCACCGGCGTCGAGATGTTCCGCAAGCTCTTGGACCAGGGCCAGGCGGGCGACAACGTCGGCCTGCTGCTGCGCGGCGTCGACCGCGAGGGCATCGAGCGCGGGCAGGTGCTGTGCAAGCCCGGCTCGGTGAAGCCGCACACCAAGTTCGAAGCCGAAGCCTACATCCTGACCAAGGAAGAGGGCGGCCGCCACACGCCGTTCTTCGCCAACTACCGCCCGCAGTTCTACTTCCGCACCACCGACGTGACCGGCACCGTGCAACTGCCGGAAGGCACCGAAATGGTGATGCCGGGCGACAACCTGAAGTTCAACGTGGAACTGATCCAGCCGATCGCCATGGAAGAAAAACTGCGCTTCGCCATCCGTGAAGGCGGCCGCACCGTCGGTGCAGGCGTCGTCTCGAAAATCATCGCTTAA
- the fusA gene encoding elongation factor G: MAREYPLTRYRNFGIIAHIDAGKTTTTERILFYTGKSHKIGEVHDGAATMDWMEQEQERGITITSAATTTFWERTVDPGLVHEAKDKYRFNIIDTPGHVDFTIEVERSLAVLDGAVVLLDGNAGVEPQTETVWRQADRYKVPRIVFVNKMDKTGADFYNCVKMIKDRTGATPLPIQIPIGAEDKLEGIVDLITMEEWVYQGDDLGASWVRQPIRADLQELANEWRHNLLEVAVEQDDEAMEAYLEGNEPSEETLRGLIRKGCLSISFVPMLCGSSFKNKGVQPMLNAVIDYLPTPLDVPPYLGFAPGDETETRNIERSADDAQPFSGLAFKIMNDPFVGSLTFTRIYSGQLKKGDAMLNATKQRKERVGRMMMMHAINREEIDEAFAGDIIALAGLKETTTGDTLCDPAKPVVLETMTFPQPVIEIAIEPKSKADQEKMGIALARLAAEDPSFRVETDFESGQTIMKGMGELHLDILVDRMRREFKVEANIGAPQVAYRETISREAEIDYTHKKQTGGTGQFARVKLVITPTEPGVGYSFESKVVGGSVPKEYIPGVEKGIKSVMDSGPLAGFPVIDFKVALIDGAYHDVDSSVLAFEIAARAGMREGLKKAGAKLLEPIMKVEVVTPEEYTGGIIGDLTSRRGMVQGQDSRANANIITAMVPLANMFGYINTLRSMSSGRANFSMSFDHYDAVPQNISDEIQKKYA; this comes from the coding sequence ATGGCACGCGAATATCCCCTGACCCGCTACCGCAACTTCGGTATCATTGCCCACATCGACGCGGGCAAGACCACGACGACCGAGCGGATCCTGTTCTACACCGGCAAATCCCACAAGATCGGCGAGGTGCATGATGGCGCCGCGACGATGGACTGGATGGAGCAGGAGCAGGAACGCGGGATCACGATCACTTCGGCTGCGACCACGACCTTCTGGGAACGCACGGTCGATCCCGGCCTGGTGCATGAAGCGAAAGACAAATACCGCTTCAACATCATCGACACCCCCGGCCACGTGGACTTCACCATCGAAGTCGAGCGTTCGCTGGCGGTGCTGGATGGTGCCGTGGTGCTGCTGGACGGCAACGCGGGCGTCGAACCGCAGACCGAAACCGTGTGGCGTCAGGCTGACCGCTACAAGGTGCCGCGCATCGTGTTCGTCAACAAGATGGACAAGACCGGCGCCGATTTCTACAACTGCGTCAAGATGATCAAGGACCGCACCGGGGCCACCCCGCTGCCGATCCAGATTCCGATCGGGGCGGAAGACAAGCTGGAAGGCATTGTCGACCTGATCACGATGGAAGAGTGGGTCTATCAGGGTGACGATCTGGGCGCCTCCTGGGTGCGCCAGCCGATCCGCGCCGACCTTCAGGAACTCGCCAACGAATGGCGTCACAACCTGCTGGAAGTCGCTGTCGAGCAGGACGACGAGGCCATGGAAGCCTATCTCGAGGGCAACGAGCCTTCGGAGGAAACCCTGCGCGGCCTGATCCGCAAGGGCTGCCTGTCGATCTCGTTCGTTCCGATGCTGTGTGGGTCGTCGTTCAAGAACAAGGGCGTGCAGCCGATGCTGAACGCCGTGATCGACTATCTGCCGACCCCGCTGGACGTGCCGCCCTACCTCGGCTTCGCGCCGGGCGACGAGACGGAAACCCGCAACATCGAGCGTTCCGCCGATGACGCGCAGCCTTTCTCGGGCCTTGCGTTCAAGATCATGAACGACCCCTTCGTCGGCTCGCTGACCTTCACGCGCATCTACTCTGGCCAGCTCAAGAAGGGCGACGCCATGCTGAATGCGACCAAGCAGCGCAAGGAACGCGTCGGCCGCATGATGATGATGCACGCCATCAACCGCGAAGAAATCGATGAAGCCTTTGCCGGCGACATCATCGCGCTTGCGGGTCTGAAGGAAACCACCACGGGCGACACCCTGTGCGATCCGGCAAAGCCGGTGGTGCTGGAAACCATGACCTTCCCGCAGCCGGTCATCGAGATCGCGATCGAGCCGAAGTCGAAGGCCGACCAGGAGAAGATGGGCATCGCGCTTGCGCGTCTTGCCGCCGAAGACCCGTCGTTCCGCGTGGAAACCGACTTCGAGTCGGGCCAGACGATCATGAAGGGCATGGGCGAGCTTCACCTCGACATCCTGGTTGACCGGATGCGCCGCGAGTTCAAGGTCGAGGCCAACATCGGCGCGCCGCAGGTGGCCTACCGCGAGACCATCTCGCGCGAAGCCGAGATCGACTATACCCACAAGAAACAGACCGGCGGCACGGGCCAGTTCGCCCGCGTCAAGCTGGTGATCACCCCGACTGAGCCGGGCGTGGGCTATTCGTTCGAAAGCAAGGTCGTCGGCGGTTCGGTGCCGAAGGAATACATTCCGGGCGTCGAAAAGGGCATCAAGTCGGTGATGGATTCGGGTCCGCTGGCCGGTTTCCCGGTGATCGACTTCAAGGTGGCGCTGATCGACGGGGCCTACCACGACGTCGACTCCTCGGTGCTGGCGTTCGAAATCGCCGCCCGGGCCGGGATGCGCGAAGGGCTGAAGAAGGCCGGTGCCAAGCTGCTGGAACCGATCATGAAGGTCGAAGTCGTGACCCCGGAAGAATACACCGGCGGCATCATCGGCGACCTGACCTCGCGTCGGGGCATGGTTCAGGGGCAGGACAGCCGCGCCAATGCGAACATCATCACCGCGATGGTGCCGCTGGCCAACATGTTCGGCTACATCAACACGCTGCGGTCGATGTCCTCGGGGCGGGCCAACTTCTCGATGTCGTTCGACCACTACGATGCCGTGCCGCAGAACATCTCGGACGAGATTCAGAAGAAATACGCTTAA
- a CDS encoding 50S ribosomal protein L23, with amino-acid sequence MTVKPEHYDVIRKPIITEKATMVGEANAVVFQVAMDATKPAIKEAVEAIFNVKVKAVNTTITKGKTKKFKGRPGVRSDKKKAYVTLEAGNSIDVSTGL; translated from the coding sequence ATGACCGTGAAACCCGAACATTACGACGTGATCCGCAAGCCGATCATCACCGAAAAGGCGACCATGGTTGGCGAAGCCAATGCGGTTGTCTTCCAGGTGGCGATGGATGCGACCAAGCCCGCGATCAAGGAAGCCGTCGAGGCGATCTTCAACGTGAAGGTTAAGGCGGTCAACACCACCATCACCAAGGGCAAGACCAAGAAGTTCAAGGGCCGCCCCGGCGTGCGCTCGGACAAGAAAAAGGCCTATGTCACGCTCGAGGCTGGAAACAGCATCGACGTTTCCACCGGCCTTTGA